The following nucleotide sequence is from uncultured Draconibacterium sp..
TCTTGCTCGCGTACTCCGCGGCAAAGTCTTCGGCGACTACGCTCATCTGACTTCAAGATTGTAAGAAAAAAGTACCCACGACCATTGAAAACTTTTTATCTGTTATCCGACAATAGCCTCGACAGGAAACCTACCCAAACCCAAGAAGTAAAGAGGACTCCAGAACAATTATTCACAAGAAGACAGTCATCTCCTTCTGCCAGCGAACGATTTGAAAATGTAACAATAAGCTGAACCTATACTCCTGGGTTACACCTTAAATGTGGGAATAGGCTGTTCAGACAAGCCCAAGTTTTTACTTTAAAATTACCATTTCTCAAAATCCAAAGATTAAAATCAGATTCCTTTTCACATGTCTGGCAAATATTCATTCATTGTTTATATTTGTTCCTCTATTAAATACCCATCCTAATGAATAAAAAAGTAATTCGTTACATTCTTCCAGTACTATTGTTGTTTATCACGTCGGCTATTTATTTCACCCCCGTGTTCGAGGGAAAAGTTGTACAACAATCCGACATCATTCACAATAAAGGCATGTCAAAATCGATGTCCGATTTCAGAGCAGCCAGTGGTGAGGAGCCACTTTGGGCTGATTCGATGTTTGGAGGAATGCCGGGCTATTTAATTGCAACTGTTTACAAAGGTAATCTGGCCAAAAATATTGTTGGCCCGATATTAAAAATCCCCCGCCCTGTAAGTTATCACCTTCTCTTTTTAAGCCTGTTCTATTTAATGTGTATTCTTTTGGGAGTAAACCCCTGGCTCAGTCTGGCAGGAGCGCTGGCCTATGGTTTTACCTCTTTCTTTTTTGTGGTATTTGAAGCCGGCCATAATACCAAAGCTTTAACCATTACATATATCTCCTTATTGGTAGCCGGTATTATTCTGGTTTATAAAAACAAACGTTTAGCCGGGGCATTGTTAAGCACGCTGGCCCTGTCGTTGATGATTGCTGCCAACCATCTGCAAATGACCTATTATGCCGGCATAATGGTAATAATAATCGCCATCGTATATTTCATTTACGCGGTACGCGAAAAAACGATTGTCCCCTTTCTAAAAAATTCAGCAGTACTGGCTGCAGCGACACTATTGGCCATTGGCATGAATATTTCGACACTATGGCCTACTTATGAATACAGCAAAGAAACCATCCGTGGAAAATCGGAACTCACCAGCGATCTGCATAAAAAATCGGATGGCCTCGACAGAGATTATATTTTAGATTACAGCTACGATGTGGGCGAAGCTTTAACAGCTTTTATCCCCCGCCTTAAAGGTGGCAGCATGTCGGAACCTTTGGGAGAGAAATCGCAGGTTTATGATTTACTCGCCCGCGGACAAAACAAACAAAATGCCTTACGTATTGCCAATAACCTTCCTTTATATTGGGGGAGTCAACCCATCGCAGGCGGACCGTTCTATTTTGGAGCTGTTCTTTGTTTTTTATTTGTATTTGGATTATTCATCGTGCAGGGAAAAGACAAATGGTGGATCGTAGCAACGGTTGTGGTTTCATTTGCGCTTTCGCTGGGGAAATATTTCCCTTCGCTGTCGAACCTGATGATCGACTACTTCCCGCTTTACAACAAGTTCCGCGATGTAAAAAACATTATCGTTATACAGCAATTTGCCATGGCTTTTATGGGGGTACTGGCTATATCAAAGGTTTATAAACGTGAAGTTTCAGCCAAAATTTTTAATAAAGCACTGCTGTATTCCTTTGCAATTGCCGGTGGTTTAGCCCTTGTGTTTGCAATTATACCCGGGCTGGCAGGTGATTTCACAGCTGCTTCCGATGCCCGTCTCCTGCAAGCCGGATGGCCGGAGCAACTTTTAGATGCCCTGCAAGCCGACCGGAAAATGGTGCTGCGCACCGACGCTTTCCGAACCTTTATTTTTGTGGCACTGGCAGCAGCTGTTTTATGGGCTTTCTGGAAAAAGAAATTAAAGGCAGAATATGCACTGGCATTATGGATTGTTTTAATAATGGCAGATATGTGGCCTACCAACAAACGCTACCTGAATAACGACAGTTTTGTGGCCAAACGGCAAATGAATAATCCATATACCCTTTCGAAGGCTGATGAAATGATTCTTATGGATGACGCCCTTTCTTATCGGGTGCTGAACCTGACCGTGAACCCATTTACCGATGCATCAACCTCCTACTTCCACAAATCAATTGGCGGATACCATGCTGCAAAACTGAAGCGTTACCAGGAATTAATTGATTACGACATCTCACCAGAGATTCAGAATATAAGCAGAATGCTGAACAATGGCCTGGCTCCCGATCAAGTCAGCAATCTGTTTGATAGTACTCCTGCCCTAAAAATGCTGAACACCAAATACCTGATAATAAATCCGAACGGAGCGCCGGTAAAAGATCCGGCACCATTGGGCAACGCCTGGTTTGTTAACAACTATGAGGTGGTTGAAAACGCCGATGCTGAAATTGATGCAATAAGCGAAATCAATCCTGCGGATCAGGTTGTAATCGATCAACGATTTGAACAATATGTTTCGGGCAAAACCTATCAGAAAAACGGAAGCATTGAGTTGCAGGTTAGTGATCCGAATTACCTGAAATATGCCTTTAACTCCAACTCCGAGCAACTAACCGTATTCTCAGAGGTGTATTACGACAAAGGATGGAATGCGTACATCGATGGTAAAGAAGCTCCCTACTTCAGGGTTAATTATGTATTGAGGGCCATGTCGGTTCCGGCAGGTGAGCACTCCATTGAGTTTAAGTTCGAGCCTCAATCCTACTTTTTAGGAACTAAAATATCGTATACCAGTTCAATTGTTTTTATACTCCTGGTTCTCGCCTATCTGGGAATAACAATAAAAAATAACGGAGGGCTGTTACCCAAACCTCAAAAACATGCAGAAAAGACATAGAGTTAAATGTTGGTACTTTAACGAACAAGTAAGTATGATTCACCCTGTATTGGGTAACATGTAAAACTGAATCCTGATTCAACTATTTTGGAAAATAATGGATTTAAAGTACTGGACAGGCCCTCTCTATGGCCAATCCAAAGTACAAAGTAAATTTAATCGAAACTCACGAAAACAAAACCTACTAATTGGTGCCATACTCTGGCTTTGCAGTTATTTGACTAATTGTGCCTATTATTTACAAAGCAATAAAAATCAAAACTAACGTTAAATAGAATTCAGAGATGTCACAACCATAAACGTTTTTGGCTATGAATAAATAATTTCAAATTCTTTCCCCATTTGACGTAAATATAGGTGTAGGGCAAGTGTGCAACGAAGGGGGCTGCGTTTACAGCAGTGAGGTGCTAAAGCATTTAGAACTCATGCCCAAATGCCTTCATAATACGTCTCATTATCAACACATAACACTAGCACCCCATCAAACAAATACTCTCCCGCGCATCCTCAACACCAAAACCAAAGCCAGCAAGAATCTGCTGATATGTTACAGTATGCAAATCAGTAAACCCTTCGCTAAATTCAATTTCTTTACCATTGATTTTTATTGAACGATAAGTTCGTTTACCCCCCTTTGTTGAAACTTCCGGCAGATCATCGGCATCAAGACTTAAAAACCAGTTGACTTTTGCTTTTCCCAGAATTAGCTCACCCGATGCTTTTGTTGCTTCATAATGCGAAACCTTATTTTTCTCCACTTTCCCAAAAATCCAAGTAAGCATATCGAAAAAATGAATACCAATATTGGCAGCAATTCCACCTGATTTTTCTGCATCTCCTTTCCAGCTTTTAAAATACCACTTACCCCGCGATGTGATATATTTCAGATCGACATCAAAAAAGTCTTCGGTCGATTGTTCAATTTCCTCTTTCAATTTCAGGATGGTTGGATGATAACGCAGTTGTAATACGGTATTTACTTTTTTCCCTGATTCAGCTTCCCATTCTTTAATTTTTCCCAGATCTACGGAATCAATTACCAATGGTTTTTCACAAATCACATCACATCCATTTTTAAGGGCCAGTTCAATATGCTTTATATGAAGATAGTTGGGTGAGCAGATGCTTAGGTGATCTATCGGTTCTCCTTTTGCTTTTGCCTGCTTAAGAAACTGCACAAGTTCTTCCTCCGAAGTTAAAAATTCGGCTTCGGGGAAATAGCTGTCCATTCGCCCCATTACATCAAAGATATCCATGGCACAAACCAGCTCATTACCGGTTTCTTTAATCGCCCTTATATGTCGTTCGGCTACAAATCCTGCCGCTCCTATTAATGCAAATCTTTTCATTGTTTCAACACAAAGACACCAAGTCACAAAGTTTTCTCTTAATGTCTTTGCAACTTTGTGTTTAATTATAATTTATAAACCTTATCTGAAGCTTCCTTTATCACATTACGCAGATCGACGATCAATTTTGAATTCTTCTCAATAAAATCGGCATCGAATGATTTATGATTAGTTGTAATGACCACACAGTCAGCAGCTGCCAAAACAGATTCAGCCATTTCAAGCGATTCAAACTGACTTCCACTCCCTAAAGTAACCGAAGAAATATAAGGATCGTGGTAACTCACCCCTCCTCCTTTGTTTTCTACTTCCTCCATAATTTTTAACGCTGGCGATTCGCGCTCGTCATTGATATCCGATTTGTAAGCCACACCCAAAAACAGAATTTTGCTGCCGTTAACAGCTTTTTGTTGACGGTTGAGTGCCGATGTTATTTTAACGGTCATTCGGTGTGCCATAAGCAAATCGATGTGACCTGCTGTATGAATCATCGACAAATCGAAATTAAATTTCCGGGCAATGTGCTCCAGATAAAAAGGATCGAGCGGAATGCAATGCCCACCTACTCCCGGCCCCGGATAAAAGGCCTGAAACCCGAATGGTTTTGTTGCTGCAGCATCAATCACTTCCCAAATGTTAATATCCATTTTTCCGGCCAATAACGCCAATTCGTTGATCAGGCTGATATTTACCAAACGATAGGTGTTCTCCAGAATTTTTACCATTTCGGCAATACGTGGCGAACTCACGGGATAAAGTTCTTCAACAGCAATCGAGTAAATGGCTTTCCCGATTTCCAGTCCATCGCTGCTTATTGCGCCCAAAACTTTTGTCGTATTCAGCGTTGAATATGCCTTGTTCCCCGGATCAACGCGCTCGGGCGAATAAGCCAACCAAAAATCTTCTCCTTCCTTTAACTTCGATTCTTTTTCGAGAATAGGCAAAACAAATTCCTCGGTAGTAGTGGGGTAAGTTGAGCTTTCCAAACTAATAAATGTTCCGGGCTGTAAATGCGTTCCAATTTGCCTGCAGGCGTTTTCAATAAATGACATTTCAGGCTTTTTGAATTTATCAAGCGGTGTTGGAACACAAATAAAGATTGCATTACACTCGCCTAAGGTCGCAAAATCATTTGTTGCAATAAATCTTTCTTGTTGTACAAGCGAAACTAGCTTATTATCATCAACATCTGAGATATAATTATCACCCGAATTAATCTTATTAACTCTTTCTGAAGAAGTATCGTAACCCAAAACTCTTACCTGCTTTGCCGCAAAACAAACCGCCAGCGGAAGCCCAATATAGCCAAGGCCAATTACTCCAACTGTAAGTTCTTTGTCGGCTATTCTTTGTAAAAGTTCTTCTTTATTAGTCATTTTCGATAAGTTTCAGTTCTCCGGTTTCAAGCCAATACTTTTCTTCGGTTTTGGGACAAATTAAATCATCACCAAGAATTTCTCCGCTTCGGCTTACCCACCCTGTTTGTTTGGCAGGCACCCCGGTTACAAGGGCAAAAGCTTTTACATCTTTTGTGACTACTGCTCCTGCACCAACCATACAATATTCACCTAATGTAGTTCCGCAAATTATAGTGGCATTGGCGCCTATTGTCGTGCCCTTTTTTACCAACGTTGGTTTAAATTCCGTTTTTCGCTCAATAGCACTGCGCGGATTGATAACATTCGTAAACACCATGGAAGGCCCAAGAAAAACATCATCCTCGCATATAACACCTTCGAATACAGAGACATTGTTCTGCACTTTTACATTGTTTTGCAGTATTACCCGATTTCCGACAAAAACATTCTGCCCAAGAATACAATTCTTTCCAATTTTTGCCGAATTCATCACATGCGAAAAGTGCCATATTTTTGTTCCGGAACCAATTTGTGCTCCTTCATCAACAACCGCTGTTTCGTGCGAAAAATATTCTTTATTCATAGTACTTTCTTTAGCTCCTTTCCGAAAAACTCTTAATTGCCTCAACAATATACTCCATCTGTTCGGTATCCAGCTCAGTATGCATTGGCAACGACAAAACATTTTGTGTAAGTCGTTCTGCAATTGGAAAGTCTCCGAGTTTATACCCCAAACTTTTATAAGCATCCTGTAAATGCAGTGCTTTTGGATAATAAACCATCGATGGAATTCCTTTTGCATCCAAATACTTTTTTAACTCATCCCTACCTTCAGCCTGAATAGTGTATTGATGAAAAGTATGCGTACTAAACTCAGCCCTCACCGGTATTTTAACACCACTTAAATCTTTCAAATGCATATCATAAAAGCAAGCCGCCGCTTGTCTTGCTTTTATATGCTTATCAATAGACTTCAACTTCACCTCAAGAATGGCAGCCTGGATACTATCGAGCCTCGAATTAATTCCAATTCTTTCATATTCGTATTTGGCTTTCATGCCATGATTGGCAATTGAACGAATCGTTTGGGCCAGTTTTTTATCGCTCGCACAGACTGCACCACCATCGCCAAAAGCGCCTAAGTTTTTTGATGGAAAGAATGAATTGCCACCGATATGCCCGATTGTTCCAGCTTTCTTTTTTGTACCGTCGCTAAAAAGATAATCTGTTCCCAATGCCTGGCATGCATCCTCAACCACGTACAATTCATGCTTTTTTGCCATGTTAATAATTGCTTCCATATTGGCACATTGCCCAAATAGATGCACCGGTAGAATTGCTTTCGCTTTTGGCGTAATAGCCTTCCCTATTTGTGTAACATCCAGATTAAAGGTATTAGGACAAACGTCAACAAAAACAGGTTTTAGCCCCATCAACACCAGAACTTCAACGGTTGACACAAACGAAAAAGGAGTAGTAATTACCTCGTCCCCCGGTTTTAAATCCAAAGCCATAAATGCCAACTGAAGTGCATCGGTACCATTACCACACGTAATTACATTGGTATTGAGATATTCGGCCAACTTCGCCTCAAAATCAAGCACTTTTCCACATTTAATAAACCGGGTGGATTTAATCACTTCCTGAATGGCATCATCAATCTCCGCCTTCATGGTGAGGTATTGCCCGTAAATGTCCGTCATGTGGATGGTGTGCATACCGCTTAGCTTTTTTTTATAAACTATAAAAGTATAATTTTAGTGCCAGAATAAGTCATTAGATTTTTATTTCGCATATTTCCGATCCGATAGATATGAAATATGAGAACAGATTCCAGTCGTATACCAAATTCTTTCTTCCTTCGCGAGGTAACCAAGGTGGCCCCCGAGTTACTTGGAAAAATACTGGTACGACGTTTTGAAGACGGTACAATACAAAAGTTCGTGATTACTGAAACCGAAGCCTATCGCGGAGGCGAAGACAAGGCCTGTCATGCCAATAAAGGTTTAACGTCCCGCACCAAAGTAATGTTCGAAGAAGGAGGTCTGGTATATGTTTACCTTATTTACGGAATGTACTGGATGCTTAATTTTGTCACAGGAGATTCAGGAGATTCTTCTGCGGTTTTAATTCGCGGCGTGAAAGGTATTTCCGGGCCGGGACGAGTGGGCCGGGCACTTCAACTCGATAAGAGTTTTTATGGTGAAAACCTTGCTACATCTGAAAAAATATGGGTTGAAAACACAGGAGAAAACCCCAAATTTATAACCGCACCGCGTGTTGGAATTGATTATGCTGGCGAACCCTGGATTAGCAAACCGTGGCGGTATATTGTAAAGTAATATTCTACACTATTTAAAAATTCAATCTTTCGCCCTTAATATTTCATTACAAAGATTACTTCTCCAACATAAAGGCTATCTAATTCCCAGAATTAAATTCGCACCAACCCACTAAATATCAGATCGTTTCAAAACAGTCTAATATATGATACGTTTCAAAAATAACTCGAACAATACCATAATTTATGTAACGAAATTATTATACTTGTAATTTCAATGATATTATAAATATCTAGAGATCTTTCTATGCACACCCAAAAAGGATATAATTATAATGGAATTCCTCCTGGATATTACGACAAAGTATATAGGAAGCAAAAGGGGATCCAATCTAAATGGCACAATCTTAAATTTGAAAAAATAATCAATATTCTTGAGCAAGAAGTTGAGTGGGAAACTCTTTTAGATATTGCCTGTGGACCTGGAACTTTAATTGCTCAGCTACCAGAAGAAAAATTCTGCACAGGTATAGACATATCAAGTCAACAAATAAATTATGCAAAAACACACAACAAAAAAAATGAAAAGCATAATTTCATCGTGTCCTCAGCTCTTGAGATTTGCCAGGAAGATAATTCTTTTGATGTAATTACTGCAATTGAATTTATAGAACATTTACCTGGTGAGGATATAACAATTTTTTTAAAAGAGGTATACAGATGCTTAAAGCCGGGAGGTGTTTTAATACTAACAACACCAAACTATGCATCAACATGGCCTATTTTGGAGTGGATTTTAAACAGAATTTCTAAGTTAAATTACGAGGATCAACACCTGTCAAAGTTTACTGAGAAAATTCTTTTTAATACGCTAACTAAAAACTATTTCCCAGAATCCAAAATTATTAAATATCTCTTTACATCTCCATTTCTGGCTCCTTTTGGTTGGGATTTTGCTGGTAAAGTATTTGTTCTTGAGAATAAGTTAAATACCGGAAATTTATTACTTACAGTCGTAAAAAAACAATAATCACCGATGTCAGCTCTGAATAAACCAAACCTTGAAAATAATCAATCATTTATTGATAAATACGCCTACTATATTGTGGCTTTTTTTTCAATAGGCTTTATTGTTGCCGGAGTTTACCGTATCGGATTTTTATCGTACTGGATTGATGAAGCTTTCTTTTATAGCCGAGCTGTAAATTTCCTCAACTATGGCGATAGTTTATTTGTAGGCTACGATAATAATGGAGTAATATTTGCTGTAATTTTGGCGGGTGTATTTAAAATATTTGGACATTCCGACGAGATTGGAAGAATTACCAGCTTAATAATTGGAAGTACAAGTATCTGGTTAATTTTCTACTTAGCCAGAAGATTATTTAATGTTAAAACAGCAGTATATTCTGTAGCTTTATTCTCCCTATCCTTGTTTACCTTATTTCTTTCGAGACTCTGCAGATATTTTACTATTCTTGAAGTAACCCAATTATTACTTCTTATTAATTTTCTTTTGGCTTTTGAGCCTGTTACACAAAAGAAATATTGGCCGGCTTTCTTCAAAAGGAATAATTTGTCTCCTATCTTTCTTTTGCTATTTCCGTTTACCTTAATGCTTGCCTTGCTGGGAGGACAATTAAATGCTTTTTCCATTTTTGGATTTGCATTCTATTTCATCCTGATGTATTTTTTGAATATAAGATCAATAGGATTTCACTTTTTTTCTTCTAAGTATGGTATTCTGTTTTTACTTTCTCTGTTCTTCTATTTGATTCTTATTGTGCCGTTCTTTCAAAACAAAATCTTAAAGCCTGTTTTCTCTCTTTTAAACAACGATACGGCATATGATCTTTTTATGCCCAATATGGATTTTATAAAGAATACATTCTCTTCAAAAGAAGAATTATTTAAGGTCGCAAAAGTATACCTGGGAGTACCATTAAATGATTACAAGATTTTACCATACGTTGGATTTGCAGGAATAATAACAGCATTCTTTATCGACAAAAAAACTGGGGCTTTTATTCTCTCATGCATGGTTTTACCGCTTTTTCTAATGAGCTTTATTTACAGAGAATATATTCATCCTCGTTACCTCATATTTTTGTATCCATTAATTTTGATAACCTTTGCAGGATTTATCTTTTTCCTTATCCGCAAAATAAAGATCATTCTAAAAATTAGAAAAGGAAACAATTTGTTTTTTACAATTCTGCCATTGTCTCTTATTTTTCTTGCCGCCCCTATTAAAGAAAC
It contains:
- a CDS encoding YfhO family protein — translated: MNKKVIRYILPVLLLFITSAIYFTPVFEGKVVQQSDIIHNKGMSKSMSDFRAASGEEPLWADSMFGGMPGYLIATVYKGNLAKNIVGPILKIPRPVSYHLLFLSLFYLMCILLGVNPWLSLAGALAYGFTSFFFVVFEAGHNTKALTITYISLLVAGIILVYKNKRLAGALLSTLALSLMIAANHLQMTYYAGIMVIIIAIVYFIYAVREKTIVPFLKNSAVLAAATLLAIGMNISTLWPTYEYSKETIRGKSELTSDLHKKSDGLDRDYILDYSYDVGEALTAFIPRLKGGSMSEPLGEKSQVYDLLARGQNKQNALRIANNLPLYWGSQPIAGGPFYFGAVLCFLFVFGLFIVQGKDKWWIVATVVVSFALSLGKYFPSLSNLMIDYFPLYNKFRDVKNIIVIQQFAMAFMGVLAISKVYKREVSAKIFNKALLYSFAIAGGLALVFAIIPGLAGDFTAASDARLLQAGWPEQLLDALQADRKMVLRTDAFRTFIFVALAAAVLWAFWKKKLKAEYALALWIVLIMADMWPTNKRYLNNDSFVAKRQMNNPYTLSKADEMILMDDALSYRVLNLTVNPFTDASTSYFHKSIGGYHAAKLKRYQELIDYDISPEIQNISRMLNNGLAPDQVSNLFDSTPALKMLNTKYLIINPNGAPVKDPAPLGNAWFVNNYEVVENADAEIDAISEINPADQVVIDQRFEQYVSGKTYQKNGSIELQVSDPNYLKYAFNSNSEQLTVFSEVYYDKGWNAYIDGKEAPYFRVNYVLRAMSVPAGEHSIEFKFEPQSYFLGTKISYTSSIVFILLVLAYLGITIKNNGGLLPKPQKHAEKT
- a CDS encoding Gfo/Idh/MocA family oxidoreductase, whose protein sequence is MKRFALIGAAGFVAERHIRAIKETGNELVCAMDIFDVMGRMDSYFPEAEFLTSEEELVQFLKQAKAKGEPIDHLSICSPNYLHIKHIELALKNGCDVICEKPLVIDSVDLGKIKEWEAESGKKVNTVLQLRYHPTILKLKEEIEQSTEDFFDVDLKYITSRGKWYFKSWKGDAEKSGGIAANIGIHFFDMLTWIFGKVEKNKVSHYEATKASGELILGKAKVNWFLSLDADDLPEVSTKGGKRTYRSIKINGKEIEFSEGFTDLHTVTYQQILAGFGFGVEDARESICLMGC
- a CDS encoding nucleotide sugar dehydrogenase, with protein sequence MTNKEELLQRIADKELTVGVIGLGYIGLPLAVCFAAKQVRVLGYDTSSERVNKINSGDNYISDVDDNKLVSLVQQERFIATNDFATLGECNAIFICVPTPLDKFKKPEMSFIENACRQIGTHLQPGTFISLESSTYPTTTEEFVLPILEKESKLKEGEDFWLAYSPERVDPGNKAYSTLNTTKVLGAISSDGLEIGKAIYSIAVEELYPVSSPRIAEMVKILENTYRLVNISLINELALLAGKMDINIWEVIDAAATKPFGFQAFYPGPGVGGHCIPLDPFYLEHIARKFNFDLSMIHTAGHIDLLMAHRMTVKITSALNRQQKAVNGSKILFLGVAYKSDINDERESPALKIMEEVENKGGGVSYHDPYISSVTLGSGSQFESLEMAESVLAAADCVVITTNHKSFDADFIEKNSKLIVDLRNVIKEASDKVYKL
- a CDS encoding acyltransferase, whose product is MNKEYFSHETAVVDEGAQIGSGTKIWHFSHVMNSAKIGKNCILGQNVFVGNRVILQNNVKVQNNVSVFEGVICEDDVFLGPSMVFTNVINPRSAIERKTEFKPTLVKKGTTIGANATIICGTTLGEYCMVGAGAVVTKDVKAFALVTGVPAKQTGWVSRSGEILGDDLICPKTEEKYWLETGELKLIEND
- a CDS encoding DegT/DnrJ/EryC1/StrS family aminotransferase, whose protein sequence is MHTIHMTDIYGQYLTMKAEIDDAIQEVIKSTRFIKCGKVLDFEAKLAEYLNTNVITCGNGTDALQLAFMALDLKPGDEVITTPFSFVSTVEVLVLMGLKPVFVDVCPNTFNLDVTQIGKAITPKAKAILPVHLFGQCANMEAIINMAKKHELYVVEDACQALGTDYLFSDGTKKKAGTIGHIGGNSFFPSKNLGAFGDGGAVCASDKKLAQTIRSIANHGMKAKYEYERIGINSRLDSIQAAILEVKLKSIDKHIKARQAAACFYDMHLKDLSGVKIPVRAEFSTHTFHQYTIQAEGRDELKKYLDAKGIPSMVYYPKALHLQDAYKSLGYKLGDFPIAERLTQNVLSLPMHTELDTEQMEYIVEAIKSFSERS
- a CDS encoding DNA-3-methyladenine glycosylase, yielding MRTDSSRIPNSFFLREVTKVAPELLGKILVRRFEDGTIQKFVITETEAYRGGEDKACHANKGLTSRTKVMFEEGGLVYVYLIYGMYWMLNFVTGDSGDSSAVLIRGVKGISGPGRVGRALQLDKSFYGENLATSEKIWVENTGENPKFITAPRVGIDYAGEPWISKPWRYIVK
- a CDS encoding methyltransferase domain-containing protein — protein: MHTQKGYNYNGIPPGYYDKVYRKQKGIQSKWHNLKFEKIINILEQEVEWETLLDIACGPGTLIAQLPEEKFCTGIDISSQQINYAKTHNKKNEKHNFIVSSALEICQEDNSFDVITAIEFIEHLPGEDITIFLKEVYRCLKPGGVLILTTPNYASTWPILEWILNRISKLNYEDQHLSKFTEKILFNTLTKNYFPESKIIKYLFTSPFLAPFGWDFAGKVFVLENKLNTGNLLLTVVKKQ
- a CDS encoding glycosyltransferase family 39 protein encodes the protein MSALNKPNLENNQSFIDKYAYYIVAFFSIGFIVAGVYRIGFLSYWIDEAFFYSRAVNFLNYGDSLFVGYDNNGVIFAVILAGVFKIFGHSDEIGRITSLIIGSTSIWLIFYLARRLFNVKTAVYSVALFSLSLFTLFLSRLCRYFTILEVTQLLLLINFLLAFEPVTQKKYWPAFFKRNNLSPIFLLLFPFTLMLALLGGQLNAFSIFGFAFYFILMYFLNIRSIGFHFFSSKYGILFLLSLFFYLILIVPFFQNKILKPVFSLLNNDTAYDLFMPNMDFIKNTFSSKEELFKVAKVYLGVPLNDYKILPYVGFAGIITAFFIDKKTGAFILSCMVLPLFLMSFIYREYIHPRYLIFLYPLILITFAGFIFFLIRKIKIILKIRKGNNLFFTILPLSLIFLAAPIKETNDVLNIKTHGRVIKKELFYGVFANWRDALNEVKNSFGNNDIILATDIGLAEHYLDDNYNIIRFRQRHYDAAKRAYVGNNYDDSTPNAYTTKALIELVKNTKSKVWLVGDFYLYNVMTDPKARQFIEQNFKYYHNITADGDITLWCYDPAQKIKPAAFVIDIGKKLSFHKLLSKPLKITLKKGFSNYKNAIITIDQEAIDFDREAVIIINGKYRIFIPPGKERTRQEVTFNIESNHFKEGGNTIQFGYSPKNKAERSQDTNQGYVVYNFKLGFR